The Pecten maximus chromosome 11, xPecMax1.1, whole genome shotgun sequence genome has a segment encoding these proteins:
- the LOC117338498 gene encoding axoneme-associated protein mst101(2)-like: protein MDENKPEKGTKMETNQRWNLDENQPESSEERKNTERQCSEERKSTERQNSEERKNTERENSERKNTERQSSEERKNTERQISEERNDTERQSSEGRKDTERQSNEERKNTERQSSEGRKNTERQSSDERKDTERQSSEERKSTERQNSERKNTERQSSEEKNNTERQSSEERKNTERQSKRQSSEERKNTERQSSEERKNTERQSSEVRKDTERQSSEERKNTERQSSEVRKDTERQSSEERKNTERQNSERKNTERQSSEERKNTERQSSEVRKDTERQSSESSEERKDTERQSSEERKITERQSSEERKDTERQCSEERKDTERQSSEERKDTERQSSEERKNTERQSSEERKETERQSSEGRKDTERQSSEERKNTERQSSEERKNTERQSKRQSSEERKNTERQSSEERKNTERQSSEGRKDTDRQSNEEGKNTERQSSEGRKNTERQSSEERKNTERQSSEGRKDTERQNSDERKDIQRQSSEGRKNTERQSSEERNDTERQSS, encoded by the exons agcagTGAGGAGAGAAAGAACACAGAAAGACAGTGCAGCGAGGAGAGAAAGAGCACAGAAAGACAGAACAGTGAGGAGAGAAAGAACACAGAAAGAGAGAACAGCGAGAGAAAgaacacagaaagacagagcagCGAGGAGAGAAAGAACACAGAAAGACAGATCAGTGAGGAGAGAAAcgacacagaaagacagagcagCGAGGGGAGAaaggacacagaaagacagagcaaTGAGGAGAGAAAgaacacagaaagacagagcagTGAGGGGAGAAAgaacacagaaagacagagcagTGATGAGAGAaaggacacagaaagacagagcagTGAGGAGAGAAAGAGCACAGAAAGACAGAACAGCGAGAGAAAgaacacagaaagacagagcagCGAGGAGAAAAAtaacacagaaagacagagcagTGAGGAGAGAAAgaacacagaaagacagagca aaagacagagcagTGAGGAGAGAAAgaacacagaaagacagagcagTGAGGAGAGAAAgaacacagaaagacagagcagTGAGGTGAGAaaggacacagaaagacagagtaGTGAGGAGAGAAAgaacacagaaagacagagcagTGAGGTGAGAaaggacacagaaagacagagcagTGAGGAGAGAAAgaacacagaaagacagaacaGCGAGAGAAAgaacacagaaagacagagcagCGAGGAGAGAAAgaacacagaaagacagagcagTGAGGTGAGAaaggacacagaaagacagagcagTGAG AGCAGTGAGGAGAGAaaggacacagaaagacagagcagTGAGGAGAGAAAGAtcacagaaagacagagcagtgaggagagaaaggacacagaaagacagTGCAGCGAGGAGAGAAAagacacagaaagacagagcagTGAGGAGAGAAAAGACACGGAAAGACAGAGCAGTGAGGAGAGAAAgaacacagaaagacagagcagTGAGGAGAGAAAAGAGACGGAAAGACAGAGCAGTGAGGGGAGAaaggacacagaaagacagagcagTGAGGAGAGAAAgaacacagaaagacagagcagTGAGGAGAGAAAgaacacagaaagacagagca aaagacagagcagTGAGGAGAGAAAgaacacagaaagacagagcagTGAGGAGAGAAAgaacacagaaagacagagcagTGAGGGGAGaaaggacacagacagacagagcaATGAGGAGGGAAAgaacacagaaagacagagcagTGAGGGGAGAAAgaacacagaaagacagagcagTGAGGAGAGAAAgaacacagaaagacagagtaGCGAGGGGAGAaaggacacagaaagacagaacaGTGATGAGAGAAAGGACATACAAAGACAGAGCAGTGAGGGGAGAAAgaacacagaaagacagagcagCGAGGAGAGAAAcgacacagaaagacagagcagTTAG